A part of Acidisarcina sp. genomic DNA contains:
- a CDS encoding M23 family metallopeptidase has protein sequence MRNRFYIIFVSREEDGRLRKIPVPLHYAYIFVAAAVVGAFSIAGMAGSYSRMLMKTANFNQIRSEREAIRRNYLHMEQTAHEKDIQAASLGTLASEVTALYGLRQNKLTAKSAAKESSVASTPVSDDFNQQQYDRSIDQFYALRSSAMSGQVSRALEGGLNLTNTTTDWIQLADAPSLWPVQGRVTSSFGQREDPFNGEGAFHAGIDISSSFGQSVRAAADGVVEAASMANGYGREVVIDHGHGVRTVYAHLSGFTVMSGQQIKRGQVIGYVGLSGRSTGPHLHYEVRLHNTPVNPHKYLRTTMEQLAVGHSDTLSGGVN, from the coding sequence TTGCGCAATCGTTTCTACATCATTTTTGTGTCACGCGAAGAAGATGGACGCCTGAGAAAAATTCCGGTTCCGCTTCACTACGCGTACATCTTTGTAGCGGCGGCTGTGGTAGGAGCTTTCAGCATCGCGGGCATGGCGGGATCGTACTCCCGCATGCTGATGAAGACTGCGAACTTCAATCAGATTCGTTCCGAGCGTGAGGCCATCCGCAGGAACTATCTGCATATGGAGCAGACCGCGCACGAGAAGGATATTCAGGCGGCATCGCTGGGCACGCTGGCGAGCGAAGTGACGGCTCTTTATGGACTGCGGCAGAACAAGCTGACGGCAAAATCTGCGGCCAAGGAATCGTCGGTTGCCAGCACTCCGGTTTCGGATGATTTCAATCAGCAGCAGTACGATCGTTCGATTGACCAGTTCTATGCGCTGCGCAGCTCGGCGATGTCGGGCCAGGTTTCGCGTGCGTTGGAGGGTGGGTTGAACCTGACCAACACCACAACGGACTGGATCCAACTGGCGGACGCTCCCTCACTGTGGCCGGTTCAGGGCCGGGTGACCAGCTCGTTTGGGCAGCGTGAAGATCCCTTCAATGGAGAAGGCGCTTTCCACGCGGGCATCGATATTTCTTCGTCGTTTGGGCAGAGCGTACGGGCAGCGGCGGACGGCGTTGTGGAAGCCGCCTCGATGGCGAATGGTTATGGCCGCGAAGTGGTGATCGATCACGGGCACGGGGTGAGGACGGTCTATGCGCACCTCTCGGGCTTTACAGTGATGTCTGGCCAGCAGATCAAGCGTGGCCAGGTGATTGGCTATGTGGGACTGTCGGGGCGCAGTACGGGACCCCATCTGCACTATGAAGTCAGGCTGCACAACACGCCTGTGAACCCGCACAAATATCTGCGGACCACGATGGAGCAGCTTGCCGTTGGCCACAGCGATACGCTCTCCGGTGGCGTGAACTAG
- the rsmD gene encoding 16S rRNA (guanine(966)-N(2))-methyltransferase RsmD: MRVIAGLYRSRPLTAPKGLTTRPTYDRLRETLFNVLAPRLPDAVFVDLYAGSGANGIEALSRGSRFVYFVENGEPALQAIRANLASLGIKGTYGLEPRTASAFLRRAAANALKTGQTFDILFLDPPYDSLTEYASTLTLLGGEAARVLNENSVVVAEHQRRQPLEESYGKLRRYRVLEQRDSALSFFAPEGAGEG; this comes from the coding sequence ATGCGTGTTATTGCTGGCCTCTATCGCTCCCGCCCCCTGACGGCCCCCAAGGGGCTGACAACCCGGCCTACCTACGATCGCCTGAGGGAGACATTGTTCAACGTGCTCGCGCCGCGGCTGCCGGATGCGGTTTTTGTAGATCTGTATGCCGGCTCGGGCGCGAATGGCATTGAGGCACTCAGCCGGGGCAGCCGTTTCGTCTATTTTGTTGAGAACGGGGAGCCTGCGCTGCAGGCGATCCGTGCCAACCTGGCATCGCTGGGGATCAAGGGAACCTACGGCCTGGAGCCGCGGACGGCCAGCGCTTTTTTGCGCCGGGCGGCGGCGAATGCGCTGAAGACGGGGCAGACCTTCGACATTTTGTTTCTCGATCCGCCCTATGACAGCCTGACAGAGTATGCCTCGACGCTGACCCTGCTGGGTGGCGAGGCTGCGCGGGTGCTGAACGAGAACAGCGTCGTGGTTGCCGAGCATCAGCGGCGCCAGCCACTCGAAGAGAGCTACGGGAAGCTGCGGCGATACCGGGTGCTCGAGCAGCGGGATTCGGCGCTGAGCTTTTTCGCCCCGGAGGGAGCAGGCGAGGGCTAA
- a CDS encoding thiamine-monophosphate kinase, translating to MIAAIRQRAASGKAATGANGRNGGALRLGIGDDCAILRPPAGEEIVVTTDLSLEHVHFRRDWHPAESAGHRCLARGLSDVAAMGATPLAAFLSLAIPPELTRKAGRATTSWMERFLDGFLRLAAQHRVPLAGGDLAQSPRILSRASNSGASNSRASNSLVIADIILLGSVPRGRALLRSTARAGDTIYVTGSLGGAAAELLALERSPRRFRHADASQLHPHLYPQPRLQAASRIRAAKMATAAIDISDGLSTDLAHLCEESALAAEIDADAIPVHVMANLAEMAGLAPSALALALHGGEDYELLFTAAPRTRVPARIAGVPVRAIGRMVNRRTRQPLISLVSGGHSQPLNPGGWEHFR from the coding sequence ATGATCGCCGCCATTCGCCAGCGCGCGGCAAGCGGTAAAGCGGCAACCGGGGCAAACGGTAGGAACGGCGGCGCGCTACGCCTCGGCATCGGCGACGATTGCGCGATCCTGCGGCCACCTGCGGGCGAGGAGATTGTCGTCACTACCGACCTTTCTCTCGAACATGTCCACTTCCGCCGCGACTGGCATCCTGCCGAGTCGGCGGGACATCGCTGCCTGGCCCGCGGACTCAGCGACGTGGCCGCGATGGGCGCGACCCCGCTGGCCGCCTTCCTCTCGCTGGCCATTCCGCCGGAACTTACCCGCAAGGCGGGGCGTGCCACAACCAGTTGGATGGAGCGCTTTCTCGATGGCTTCCTCCGCCTGGCCGCGCAGCACCGCGTGCCCCTCGCGGGTGGCGACCTCGCGCAATCGCCACGCATCCTGTCCCGAGCCTCAAATTCCGGGGCCTCCAACTCTCGAGCCTCCAACTCTCTGGTGATCGCCGACATCATCCTGCTGGGCTCTGTTCCCCGGGGCCGGGCCCTGCTGCGCTCCACCGCGCGCGCCGGAGACACGATCTACGTAACCGGAAGCCTTGGCGGAGCTGCCGCCGAACTCCTCGCCCTCGAGCGCTCTCCCCGGCGCTTCCGTCATGCCGATGCGAGCCAGCTTCACCCGCACCTCTATCCCCAGCCGCGCCTGCAGGCGGCCAGCAGGATCCGAGCCGCAAAGATGGCGACCGCAGCCATCGACATCAGCGATGGGCTCTCCACCGATCTCGCGCATCTCTGCGAAGAGTCCGCCCTCGCCGCGGAGATCGACGCCGACGCCATCCCCGTCCACGTGATGGCCAATCTCGCGGAGATGGCCGGCCTCGCGCCCTCCGCTCTCGCGCTGGCCCTGCACGGCGGCGAAGACTACGAGCTTCTCTTCACGGCGGCGCCGCGCACCCGTGTCCCTGCCAGAATTGCAGGTGTTCCTGTCCGTGCCATCGGCCGCATGGTGAACCGCCGCACCCGCCAGCCGCTGATCTCCCTGGTATCGGGCGGCCACTCTCAGCCCCTCAACCCCGGCGGCTGGGAGCACTTTCGCTAG
- the gltX gene encoding glutamate--tRNA ligase has product MPIQKTRVRFAPSPTGQLHVGNARTALYNWLFAHHNGGDFLLRIEDTDVERSELRYESQLMDDLRWLGLNWDEGPDVGGPYGPYRQSERLDIYRRHTDQLLAEGKAYRCFCTSEELEAERTRAIAEHKPQVYSGKCRGIDAATSQQRAATEPFAIRLRIPDAPLRFHDIVRGAVEFASETVSDPILVRSSGVPVYNYVVTVDDALMEITHVIRGDDHISNTPKQVAIYQAFGWPVPQFAHLSTILGADRERLSKRHGATSITSFREMGILPEALGNYLALLGWGAKDGKTETFTLDELTRVFKLERVTSSPAIFDFDKLYWLNRHYLKLAAPERILELAWPYFAAANLLPPRANASEDVVQWFGKLLTLFLPSADTLQQLPEKAHAVFAFDASAAKADPENSALLGTESANKVLRAFAARVDASAAVTPEQFKLWMNEIKTETGIKGKDLFHPVRIALTGAHSGPEFDKLIPILEEGSRLPLPTPVLSVRQRIDSFTAVPEA; this is encoded by the coding sequence ATGCCTATTCAGAAAACGCGCGTCCGCTTCGCGCCATCGCCCACCGGACAACTCCACGTCGGCAACGCCCGAACCGCCCTCTACAACTGGCTCTTTGCCCACCATAACGGGGGAGACTTCCTGCTCCGCATTGAAGACACCGACGTCGAGCGCAGCGAACTCCGCTATGAAAGCCAGCTAATGGACGACCTTCGCTGGCTTGGCCTCAACTGGGATGAAGGCCCGGACGTGGGTGGCCCTTATGGCCCCTATCGCCAGTCGGAGCGCCTGGATATCTACCGCCGGCACACCGACCAGTTGCTCGCCGAGGGCAAGGCTTACCGCTGCTTCTGCACCAGCGAGGAGCTGGAGGCCGAGCGCACCCGCGCCATTGCCGAGCACAAGCCGCAGGTCTACTCCGGCAAGTGCCGCGGCATCGATGCGGCAACCAGCCAGCAGCGCGCCGCCACCGAGCCGTTCGCGATTCGCCTGCGCATCCCGGATGCTCCCCTGCGCTTCCACGACATCGTGCGCGGAGCCGTCGAGTTCGCCAGTGAGACGGTCAGCGACCCCATCCTGGTCCGCTCCTCCGGCGTGCCTGTCTACAATTACGTGGTCACCGTCGATGACGCGCTGATGGAGATCACCCACGTCATCCGCGGCGACGACCACATCTCCAACACGCCGAAGCAGGTCGCCATCTATCAGGCATTCGGCTGGCCGGTGCCGCAGTTTGCGCACCTCTCCACCATCCTGGGAGCCGACCGTGAGCGCCTCTCCAAGCGCCATGGCGCAACCTCCATCACCAGCTTTCGAGAGATGGGCATCCTCCCCGAAGCCCTTGGCAACTACCTCGCGCTTCTGGGCTGGGGCGCGAAGGATGGCAAAACCGAAACCTTTACCCTCGACGAGCTGACGCGCGTCTTTAAGCTGGAGCGCGTCACCTCATCGCCCGCCATCTTCGACTTTGACAAGCTGTACTGGCTCAACCGCCACTACCTCAAGCTGGCCGCGCCCGAGCGCATCCTCGAACTTGCCTGGCCCTACTTTGCCGCCGCGAATCTGCTGCCGCCCCGCGCCAACGCCAGCGAGGACGTGGTCCAGTGGTTCGGCAAGCTCCTCACGCTCTTCCTGCCCTCGGCCGATACCCTGCAACAGCTCCCGGAGAAGGCCCATGCCGTCTTCGCCTTCGATGCCAGCGCCGCCAAAGCAGACCCCGAGAACTCCGCCCTGCTGGGCACTGAGAGCGCCAACAAGGTTCTTCGCGCCTTTGCCGCACGCGTGGACGCCTCTGCCGCCGTTACGCCGGAGCAGTTCAAGCTCTGGATGAACGAGATCAAGACCGAGACCGGCATCAAGGGCAAAGATCTCTTCCACCCCGTCCGCATCGCGCTTACGGGGGCACACTCCGGGCCGGAGTTCGATAAGCTCATCCCGATTCTCGAAGAGGGCAGCCGTCTGCCTTTGCCCACGCCAGTCCTCTCCGTTCGCCAGCGCATCGACAGCTTTACCGCTGTCCCCGAGGCTTGA
- a CDS encoding CBS domain-containing protein yields the protein MQQGSRNTATLKNLRLKNLMMRGWSFPLGRWMGVDVRIHTFFVLLLGFCLLYTSAMHISGPRGFGLWLLLGLAVTVREVARVLAAAYYGLKLRSILLLPIGGLYSYANPESQERSTEPHVQTAMAIVGPLANLCFAVVVGALIMGAAPQLNIFERPWVTPNHLIRSIVWLNLFLGFLNMVPAYPLDAGRLLRSSLSRSYGTLQANRTTNSIGQVVALLAFIAGIVLQNPWLVMAGFFIFIGAQLEDQGVLFQSVVDTVQMRDVMLTDFATLSPSDTLEDALYRSIHCLQDDFPVVRGNNLVGIVSRQRILDALRSEGNGYVQSVMSRAFQVAQPDDSLGSTIRRITAGRGLSLVPVTEGERIVGIVSLQNLMHSMGLLAEHRRLHRQSQE from the coding sequence ATGCAACAGGGATCCCGGAACACGGCAACGCTGAAGAACCTGAGGCTGAAGAACCTGATGATGCGCGGATGGTCATTTCCACTGGGGCGATGGATGGGTGTGGACGTACGCATTCACACCTTCTTTGTCCTGCTGCTGGGCTTCTGCCTGCTCTATACCAGCGCCATGCACATATCCGGCCCGCGTGGCTTTGGCCTGTGGCTGCTGCTCGGGCTCGCCGTCACCGTGCGCGAAGTTGCCCGCGTTCTCGCGGCCGCGTATTACGGCTTGAAGCTGCGCAGCATTCTTCTGCTGCCCATCGGCGGCCTGTACTCCTATGCCAACCCGGAGAGCCAGGAGCGCTCTACCGAACCGCACGTGCAGACGGCCATGGCCATCGTCGGACCGCTGGCCAATCTATGCTTTGCCGTCGTGGTGGGTGCTCTCATCATGGGCGCGGCGCCGCAGTTGAACATCTTCGAGCGTCCCTGGGTCACGCCCAACCACCTCATCCGCAGCATTGTCTGGCTCAACCTGTTCCTCGGCTTCCTCAACATGGTCCCCGCCTATCCGCTCGATGCCGGACGCCTTCTCCGCAGCAGTTTGTCGCGATCCTATGGCACGCTGCAGGCCAACCGCACCACCAACAGCATCGGGCAGGTGGTGGCGCTCCTCGCCTTCATTGCCGGAATCGTGCTGCAGAATCCCTGGCTCGTCATGGCGGGCTTCTTTATCTTCATCGGCGCCCAGCTTGAGGATCAGGGAGTCTTGTTTCAATCCGTCGTCGATACGGTGCAGATGCGCGATGTGATGCTGACCGACTTCGCCACGCTCTCTCCCTCGGACACACTTGAGGACGCGCTTTACCGGTCCATCCACTGCCTGCAGGACGATTTCCCCGTCGTCCGCGGAAACAACCTGGTCGGCATCGTCTCTCGCCAGCGAATCCTGGATGCGCTGCGCTCCGAGGGCAATGGCTACGTGCAATCGGTCATGTCCCGTGCGTTTCAGGTGGCGCAGCCCGACGACTCGCTTGGCTCCACGATTCGCCGCATCACCGCCGGACGCGGGCTTTCGCTGGTGCCGGTCACTGAGGGCGAGCGCATCGTCGGCATCGTCAGCCTGCAAAATCTTATGCATTCGATGGGCCTGCTGGCAGAGCACCGCAGACTGCATCGGCAAAGCCAGGAATAG